In Papaver somniferum cultivar HN1 chromosome 1, ASM357369v1, whole genome shotgun sequence, a genomic segment contains:
- the LOC113334761 gene encoding ethylene-responsive transcription factor ERF118-like: MAAPLRKILRLEKNSCTRRGKKKNVTFAESVTAKPPPMRTIRIICRDPDATDSSSDEEEVIEKMKKGIRKFIQEFRVPFPKPAPAPAPALQAADEEDNGGAVPSSSTALKRSILKRRVFKKENSSTADSATTTTGPKKFKGVRQRKWGKWAAEIRDPIQGVRKWLGTFDTIEDAKDAYDKAAREFELQLEGIVLPEKKKHINSERVLRQCCSHQKPPESVDLQLSPSSVLDVTSSAAAGSNSVIATEEETNFIRKEYYKQELGFQMNEESPMPWYSCGADGLLYEDGFEALNDVPFEPFDSWNDFGGLENGGFPELGFDCFNDGELFI; this comes from the coding sequence ATGGCTGCACCCCTTAGGAAGATTTTGAGGTTGGAGAAGAATTCCTGTACTAGAAGGGGGAAGAAAAAGAATGTAACTTTTGCGGAATCTGTTACCGCGAAACCACCACCGATGAGAACAATTAGGATTATCTGCCGGGATCCTGATGCTACTGATTCTTCTTCAGACGAAGAAGAAGtaattgagaagatgaagaagggaaTTAGGAAATTTATTCAGGAATTTAGAGTCCCATTTCCTAAACCAGCTCCAGCTCCAGCTCCAGCTCTTCAAGCAGCTGATGAGGAGGATAATGGTGGTGCTGTCCCATCATCATCAACAGCCCTTAAGAGAAGCATACTGAAGAGAAGAGTCTTCAAAAAGGAGAATTCTTCTACTGCTGACAGTGCTACTACAACGACTGGTCCTAAAAAATTCAAAGGAGTTCGACAGAGGAAATGGGGTAAATGGGCTGCAGAGATTAGAGACCCTATTCAAGGGGTCCGAAAATGGCTGGGTACATTCGATACAATTGAAGATGCTAAGGATGCTTATGACAAAGCTGCAAGGGAATTTGAATTGCAATTAGAAGGTATTGTCCtcccagagaagaagaaacataTCAATAGTGAAAGAGTGCTAAGGCAGTGTTGCAGTCATCAAAAGCCTCCGGAATCAGTTGATCTCCAGCTATCGCCATCATCTGTTCTTGATGTTACTTCTTCAGCTGCAGCAGGTAGTAATTCAGTCATAGCCACCGAAGAAGAAACAAATTTTATTCGGAAAGAATATTATAAGCAGGAACTTGGTTTTCAGATGAATGAAGAATCACCCATGCCTTGGTACTCCTGTGGCGCGGATGGTCTTTTGTATGAAGATGGGTTTGAAGCATTGAATGATGTTCCATTTGAACCTTTTGACTCCTGGAATGATTTCGGAGGATTGGAAAATGGCGGGTTTCCTGAATTGGGTTTTGATTGTTTCAATGATGGGGAGCTTTTCATTTAA